The Vicia villosa cultivar HV-30 ecotype Madison, WI linkage group LG1, Vvil1.0, whole genome shotgun sequence genome includes a region encoding these proteins:
- the LOC131634407 gene encoding H/ACA ribonucleoprotein complex subunit 2-like protein produces MGSDSEGEKSVQREKERKKILALAPIAKPLAGKKLSKRTLKLVKKAAEHKCIKRGVKEVVKSIRRGQKGVCVIAGNISPIDVITHVPILCEEAEIPYVYVPSKEDLATAGATKRPTCCVLVMTKPSKGELAQEVQEKLKSEFDQVASDITELTTSLF; encoded by the exons ATGGGGAGCGACAGTGAAGGTGAGAAATCGGTGCAAAGAGAGAAGGAGAGGAAGAAGATACTTGCGTTAGCTCCTATTGCAAAGCCTCTTGCTGGGAAGAAGCTTTCCAAACGAACACTCAAGCTTGTAAAAAAAG CGGCTGAACACAAGTGCATAAAGAGAGGAGTAAAAGAGGTGGTCAAAAGTATAAGGCGGGGTCAAAAAGG AGTATGTGTAATAGCTGGAAACATATCACCAATTGATGTAATCACTCATGTTCCTATTTTGTGTGAAGAGGCTGAAATTCCTTATGTATATGTCCCCTCCAAAGAA GACCTTGCAACTGCAGGAGCAACGAAGAGGCCTACTTGTTGTGTTTTAGTGATGACCAAACCTTCAAAGGGTGAACTTGCACAAGAGGTGCAAGAGAAACTAAAATCAGAGTTTGATCAAGTTGCATCCGATATCACTGAGCTTACGACTTCACTTTTTTGA